A window of the Virgibacillus pantothenticus genome harbors these coding sequences:
- the polA gene encoding DNA polymerase I → MSNKLVLIDGNSIIYRAFFALPLLNNDKGVYTNAVYGFTTMLLRMIEEEKPTHMLVAFDAGKTTFRHETYKEYKGGRQKTPPELSEQFPLLKEVLDAFSITHYELDNYEADDIIGTLSKKVEKDDWEVTIISGDKDLLQLVSDRVTVNLTKKGISEVEKYTPDFVLEKMEITQEQIIDLKALMGDNSDNIPGVPGVGEKTAVKLLKQFDTLENVYEHLDEVSGKKLKEKLANHKEEAFMSKKLVTINRSSPITIEPDDVKYNGYAHDKVRAVFTELGFQSLLTRIQGTKENNTESGYQQAPIDFSVMDEVNEEMFTGEEALIVELLEENYHQAAIQGFSIVNNKAAFFLPTDVALQSDLFKAWLEDSSKKKYVFDAKKTLVSLLRAGVHIKGIAFDMLLASYLINPSENNHDIPAISHRFGRTDVYMDEEVYGKGAKLKLPEQSVFAEHIVRKATMLYELRPQMEKQLKENEQYELFKELEMPLALILGEMEHTGVLVDTKRLEEMRIDLKNRLAELEEEVHALAGEPFNLNSPKQLGPILFEKLGLPVIKKTKTGYSTAADVLEQLQDEHEIIPKLLLYRQLGKLQSTYIEGLLKVVDEKTNKIHTRFNQALTQTGRLSSIEPNLQNIPIRLEEGRKIRQAFIPAEEGWVMFAADYSQIELRVLAHIAGDEKLMAAFKQQADIHTQTAMDVFHVDKGEVTANMRRQAKAVNFGIVYGISDYGLSQNLGITRKGAKQFIDRYFESYPGVKTYMEEIVQEAKHQGYVSTIMNRRRYLPDITSRNFNQRSFAERTAMNTPIQGSAADIIKKAMIDLHEKLKKEQLQARILLQVHDELILEAPQSEIETLKEIVPAIMENTVELNVPLKVDYAYGDSWFDAK, encoded by the coding sequence ATGAGCAATAAATTGGTTTTAATTGACGGGAACAGTATTATTTACCGCGCATTCTTCGCGTTACCGCTTTTAAATAATGATAAAGGTGTATACACAAATGCTGTGTACGGTTTTACGACTATGTTGTTAAGAATGATAGAGGAAGAAAAGCCTACGCACATGTTGGTTGCGTTTGATGCAGGAAAGACCACCTTCCGACATGAGACATATAAAGAGTATAAAGGTGGAAGGCAAAAAACCCCACCTGAGCTATCAGAGCAGTTCCCGCTACTCAAAGAAGTACTGGACGCATTTTCCATAACGCATTACGAATTAGATAATTATGAAGCAGATGATATTATTGGGACATTATCGAAGAAAGTAGAAAAAGATGACTGGGAAGTAACTATTATTTCTGGTGATAAAGACTTGCTTCAGTTAGTATCAGATCGTGTTACCGTGAATTTAACCAAAAAAGGGATTAGCGAAGTGGAAAAGTATACCCCCGATTTTGTTCTTGAAAAAATGGAGATTACTCAAGAGCAAATCATTGACCTAAAAGCGTTGATGGGTGATAACTCAGATAATATTCCTGGTGTACCAGGAGTTGGTGAAAAAACAGCAGTTAAATTATTAAAGCAATTTGATACATTGGAAAATGTGTATGAACATTTGGATGAGGTTAGCGGGAAAAAACTTAAGGAAAAGTTAGCAAACCATAAAGAGGAAGCGTTTATGAGTAAGAAACTTGTAACGATTAATCGCTCTTCACCTATTACGATTGAGCCAGACGATGTCAAATATAATGGATATGCTCACGATAAAGTGAGAGCCGTTTTTACAGAACTGGGGTTTCAGTCTTTATTAACTCGCATTCAAGGTACAAAAGAAAATAATACCGAATCAGGCTATCAACAAGCTCCTATTGATTTTTCAGTAATGGATGAGGTTAACGAAGAAATGTTTACAGGAGAAGAAGCATTGATCGTTGAACTGTTAGAGGAGAACTACCATCAAGCAGCCATTCAAGGATTTTCCATCGTTAATAACAAAGCTGCCTTCTTTTTACCTACTGACGTAGCATTACAATCAGATCTGTTTAAGGCATGGTTGGAGGATTCAAGCAAAAAGAAATATGTGTTTGATGCAAAGAAAACGTTAGTTTCCTTATTGCGAGCTGGAGTGCATATTAAAGGTATTGCGTTTGATATGCTATTGGCTTCCTATTTAATCAATCCATCGGAAAATAATCATGATATTCCTGCGATTAGCCATCGGTTTGGCAGAACAGATGTTTACATGGATGAAGAAGTATATGGCAAAGGAGCGAAGCTGAAGCTTCCTGAACAGTCTGTTTTTGCAGAGCATATAGTTAGAAAAGCTACCATGCTTTACGAACTGAGACCGCAAATGGAAAAGCAGCTTAAAGAAAATGAACAGTACGAATTATTCAAGGAATTAGAGATGCCATTAGCCCTTATTCTTGGAGAGATGGAGCATACAGGGGTGCTTGTGGATACAAAGCGTTTAGAGGAAATGCGGATAGATTTAAAAAATCGTTTAGCTGAACTAGAGGAAGAGGTACATGCGTTAGCTGGCGAACCGTTTAATTTAAATTCCCCAAAGCAATTAGGTCCGATTTTATTTGAAAAGCTAGGTCTGCCAGTTATTAAGAAAACGAAAACGGGATATTCTACTGCAGCGGATGTATTAGAGCAACTTCAGGATGAACATGAAATCATTCCAAAGCTCTTATTGTATCGCCAATTAGGTAAATTACAGTCCACTTATATTGAAGGCTTATTAAAAGTAGTCGATGAAAAAACAAATAAAATTCACACTCGTTTTAATCAAGCTTTAACGCAAACAGGTCGTTTAAGCTCCATTGAGCCAAATTTACAAAATATCCCTATTCGACTAGAAGAAGGAAGGAAGATTCGGCAAGCTTTTATCCCGGCGGAAGAAGGCTGGGTTATGTTTGCAGCCGATTATTCACAAATTGAGTTAAGGGTATTAGCACATATTGCGGGTGACGAAAAATTAATGGCTGCATTTAAACAGCAAGCAGATATTCATACCCAAACAGCGATGGATGTTTTCCATGTAGATAAAGGTGAGGTGACAGCAAATATGCGTAGACAAGCAAAAGCTGTTAACTTCGGTATTGTATATGGAATTAGTGATTATGGATTATCACAAAACTTAGGTATTACGCGAAAAGGAGCCAAGCAGTTTATTGATCGTTATTTCGAAAGCTATCCAGGTGTAAAGACGTATATGGAAGAAATCGTTCAAGAAGCAAAGCATCAAGGCTATGTGAGTACTATAATGAATCGGAGAAGGTATTTGCCTGATATTACTAGTAGAAACTTTAATCAAAGAAGTTTTGCCGAACGAACTGCTATGAATACACCAATTCAGGGAAGCGCTGCGGATATTATTAAAAAAGCGATGATTGATCTACATGAGAAGCTAAAGAAAGAGCAACTTCAAGCAAGAATTTTATTACAAGTTCATGACGAATTAATTTTAGAAGCACCACAGTCAGAAATAGAAACATTAAAAGAGATAGTACCAGCTATTATGGAAAATACAGTAGAGTTGAATGTACCTTTAAAGGTTGATTATGCTTATGGAGATAGTTGGTTTGATGCTAAGTAA
- the mdh gene encoding malate dehydrogenase, with the protein MAIKRNKISVIGSGFTGATTALMLAQKELGDVVLVDIPNMEDPTKGKALDMLEASPVQGFDASIIGTSNYEETKDSDLVIITAGIARKPGMSRDDLVNTNAKIMKSVTQEIMKYSPETYIVVLTNPVDAMTYTVFKESGLPKERVIGQSGVLDTARFCTFVAQELNVSVKDVSGFVLGGHGDDMVPLIRYSYAGGIPLETLISKERLDAIVERTRKGGGEIVGLLGNGSAYYAPAASLTVMAEAILKDQRRILPAIAYLEGEYGYSNIYLGVPTVLGANGIEKVIELDLTEDEKVALNKSADSVKKVLDVLE; encoded by the coding sequence ATGGCAATAAAGAGAAATAAAATATCTGTAATTGGTTCCGGTTTCACTGGTGCAACAACTGCGTTAATGCTTGCACAAAAAGAACTTGGCGACGTTGTGCTTGTTGACATTCCGAATATGGAGGACCCAACCAAAGGAAAAGCTTTAGATATGCTGGAAGCTAGCCCTGTCCAAGGTTTTGATGCTTCGATTATTGGAACATCTAATTACGAGGAGACAAAAGACTCTGACTTAGTTATTATTACTGCGGGAATTGCTCGTAAGCCAGGTATGAGCCGTGATGACTTAGTGAATACAAATGCTAAGATTATGAAGTCTGTAACACAAGAAATCATGAAATATTCTCCTGAGACGTATATTGTTGTATTAACAAATCCGGTTGATGCCATGACATATACTGTTTTTAAAGAATCTGGATTGCCAAAAGAACGAGTAATCGGACAGTCAGGTGTATTAGATACTGCACGCTTTTGTACATTTGTAGCTCAGGAATTAAATGTTTCGGTGAAGGATGTCTCCGGCTTCGTATTAGGGGGGCATGGTGATGATATGGTTCCTTTAATTCGTTACTCTTATGCTGGAGGTATCCCACTTGAAACATTAATATCAAAAGAGCGTTTAGACGCAATTGTGGAGCGTACAAGAAAAGGCGGAGGAGAGATTGTCGGATTACTAGGCAATGGAAGTGCTTATTATGCACCTGCAGCCTCACTAACTGTAATGGCAGAAGCGATATTAAAGGATCAACGACGAATCCTACCTGCGATTGCTTACCTAGAGGGGGAATATGGGTATTCTAATATTTATCTTGGAGTACCAACTGTATTAGGAGCTAATGGTATCGAAAAAGTAATTGAATTAGATCTAACCGAGGATGAAAAGGTGGCGCTTAACAAGTCTGCAGATTCTGTTAAAAAAGTCTTGGATGTTCTAGAATAA
- the coaE gene encoding dephospho-CoA kinase (Dephospho-CoA kinase (CoaE) performs the final step in coenzyme A biosynthesis.): protein MCKVLGLTGSIATGKSTVSLMFDDFRIPVIDADKIAREVVHPGEKAYEEIIHHFGVHILREDKTINRKLLGEIIFADNQKRERLNHIVHPAVRQKMVERRDTYLQADAQCVVLDIPLLFENNLTELVDKTIVVYVDENTQLQRLMNRDGYSEAEAKQRIAAQMPITDKVKRADGVIDNTGSKFHTFQQLEELLQLWNILPR, encoded by the coding sequence ATGTGTAAAGTTTTAGGCTTAACTGGGAGTATTGCGACGGGGAAAAGTACCGTTTCTCTCATGTTTGATGACTTTCGTATTCCTGTGATTGATGCAGATAAAATTGCTAGGGAAGTAGTACATCCGGGGGAAAAGGCCTATGAAGAGATTATTCATCATTTTGGAGTACACATACTACGTGAAGATAAAACAATAAACCGAAAATTGCTTGGGGAAATTATTTTTGCTGATAACCAAAAGCGAGAGCGATTGAACCATATTGTTCATCCCGCCGTAAGACAGAAAATGGTTGAGCGAAGAGACACTTATTTACAAGCGGATGCCCAATGTGTGGTGCTTGATATTCCGCTTTTGTTTGAAAATAATTTAACCGAACTCGTTGATAAAACCATCGTTGTTTACGTAGATGAAAATACGCAATTACAACGTTTAATGAATCGAGATGGCTACTCGGAAGCAGAAGCAAAGCAACGGATTGCTGCACAAATGCCAATTACTGATAAAGTAAAAAGAGCAGATGGAGTCATTGATAATACTGGCTCCAAATTTCACACCTTCCAGCAATTAGAAGAATTGCTACAGTTATGGAATATACTTCCACGTTAA
- the pnpS gene encoding two-component system histidine kinase PnpS, whose translation MRFLFEKPIFGYTIGIFLVVSVTGILLSVLIGDYLVIASVLVIQFIILFLFLLHLYESVIKPVKKATKTVDEIVKGNYRARFHHPSTDSIGQLSTKINALARNLNELTIQEQMQAEQLSTIIENTQSGLVLIDAKGYIHFVNRKFLTMFGQTTQDFQGYLYYDVLHNETIHETVQKTFLYERNIKEEFTHYKGLDKYYIEIVGAPIFDDRNLLKGAVLVLYDITELKKLELMRKDFVANVSHELKTPITSIKGFAETLLDNPMKDLDKSKEFLEIIYKESHRLQLLIQDLLILSRLEKENFQLVLSTFSVNDVVNEVLPIIEQRFEDKHLTFDKAVDDHIQLTADKEKVKQIIINLVDNAVNYTPEKGNIYLRITECNDSVCIEVEDTGIGIEKEALPRIFERFYRVDKARSRNTGGTGLGLAIVKHIVEVHDGTIEIESEVNKGTKITVSLPINNDMQK comes from the coding sequence ATGCGATTTTTGTTTGAAAAACCAATATTCGGTTACACAATAGGTATTTTCCTAGTTGTTTCAGTAACCGGTATTTTGTTAAGTGTTTTAATTGGAGATTATCTAGTAATAGCTTCTGTACTAGTTATTCAATTTATTATTTTATTCCTATTTTTGTTACATCTATATGAATCGGTCATTAAACCGGTTAAAAAAGCGACGAAGACAGTTGATGAGATTGTAAAGGGAAATTACCGAGCTAGATTTCATCATCCAAGTACAGACAGTATCGGTCAGCTAAGTACTAAAATAAATGCTCTAGCCCGTAATTTAAATGAATTAACAATTCAAGAGCAAATGCAAGCGGAACAATTATCAACGATTATTGAAAATACGCAGAGCGGACTTGTCTTAATCGATGCAAAAGGCTATATTCATTTCGTCAACCGTAAGTTCCTAACTATGTTTGGTCAAACGACCCAAGATTTCCAAGGTTATCTTTATTATGATGTTCTTCATAATGAAACTATTCACGAAACGGTACAGAAAACCTTTTTGTATGAACGAAATATTAAAGAAGAATTTACCCACTATAAAGGTCTGGATAAATACTATATTGAAATTGTTGGGGCTCCTATTTTTGATGACCGTAACTTATTAAAGGGAGCAGTTCTTGTCCTTTATGATATTACCGAGCTTAAAAAGCTGGAATTAATGCGGAAAGACTTTGTTGCTAATGTATCACATGAGCTGAAAACACCGATTACGTCGATTAAAGGATTTGCGGAAACATTGTTGGATAACCCAATGAAAGACTTGGATAAGAGCAAAGAGTTTTTAGAAATTATTTATAAAGAGAGTCACCGATTGCAATTATTAATCCAAGATTTATTAATTCTTTCGCGATTGGAAAAAGAAAACTTCCAACTCGTCCTTTCTACATTTTCCGTTAATGATGTTGTCAATGAAGTGTTGCCGATTATTGAGCAGAGGTTTGAAGATAAGCATTTGACATTCGATAAAGCTGTAGATGATCATATACAATTAACCGCTGATAAAGAAAAGGTAAAGCAAATTATCATCAACCTTGTCGATAACGCTGTAAATTACACACCTGAGAAAGGGAACATCTATTTGCGGATAACAGAGTGTAATGATTCTGTTTGTATCGAAGTGGAAGACACAGGAATTGGTATTGAAAAGGAAGCTCTCCCAAGAATATTTGAACGATTTTACAGAGTGGATAAAGCCAGAAGCAGGAATACCGGAGGAACAGGGCTTGGGTTAGCAATTGTAAAACATATTGTCGAAGTACATGATGGTACTATTGAAATTGAAAGTGAAGTAAATAAAGGTACGAAAATAACGGTAAGTTTACCGATCAATAATGATATGCAAAAATAA
- the mutM gene encoding DNA-formamidopyrimidine glycosylase, with the protein MPELPEVETIRNTLKRFVINKTIAQVDVQWPRIVKQPDDIQQFQTEIIGQTILDIHRKGKFLLFQLNDYVLVSHLRMEGKYSVHRNDEPVKKHTHITFQFTNGEELRYNDVRKFGTMHLFHKGEEMKQKPLCLLGPDPFDAAFTSDYFIEKLKKTKRVIKSALLDQTIVAGLGNIYVDETLYKAGIHPLRPANKLTQKEIKEIRKQAIATLGEAVSQGGTTIRSYVNSQGDMGMFQQKLYVYGQENKACKTCGSTIAKLKVGGRGTHICTSCQPLKR; encoded by the coding sequence ATGCCAGAGTTACCAGAAGTAGAAACAATTCGAAATACGTTAAAACGATTTGTAATCAATAAAACCATAGCACAAGTTGATGTTCAATGGCCGAGAATAGTGAAACAGCCAGATGACATCCAGCAATTTCAAACAGAAATTATAGGACAAACTATTTTAGATATTCATCGAAAAGGAAAATTCTTGCTATTTCAATTAAATGATTATGTCCTCGTTTCCCATCTTCGTATGGAAGGGAAGTACAGTGTCCATCGAAATGATGAACCAGTTAAAAAACATACACATATTACTTTTCAATTCACCAATGGAGAAGAATTGCGCTATAATGATGTGCGGAAATTTGGTACGATGCATTTGTTCCATAAGGGAGAAGAAATGAAGCAAAAACCGTTATGTTTATTAGGTCCTGATCCGTTTGATGCTGCTTTTACCTCTGATTATTTTATTGAAAAGCTGAAAAAAACAAAGCGCGTGATAAAATCAGCTTTATTAGACCAAACGATTGTCGCTGGTTTAGGGAATATTTATGTAGATGAAACACTTTATAAAGCAGGAATACATCCATTACGGCCTGCAAATAAATTAACCCAAAAAGAAATCAAAGAAATTCGTAAACAGGCGATTGCTACATTGGGAGAAGCAGTATCACAAGGTGGTACGACCATTCGTTCTTATGTGAACAGTCAAGGTGACATGGGGATGTTTCAGCAGAAATTATATGTATATGGTCAGGAGAATAAAGCTTGTAAAACATGTGGTAGTACGATTGCTAAATTAAAAGTTGGCGGGCGTGGTACACATATTTGTACCAGCTGTCAGCCATTAAAGAGGTGA
- the icd gene encoding NADP-dependent isocitrate dehydrogenase produces MTKGEKIVVENGKMDVPNRPIIPFIEGDGTGPDIWAAAREVIEAAVEKAYNGEKAIDWLEVYAGQKAYDKTGEWLPQDTLDKINEYKIAIKGPLTTPIGGGIRSLNVALRQELDLFTCLRPVRYFDGVPSPVKRPEDVDMVIFRENTEDIYAGIEWQKGSDEVKKVINFLKEEMNVTNIRFPETSGIGVKPVSEEGTKRLVRASIQYALNEGRKSVTLVHKGNIMKFTEGAFKNWGYELAEQEFADQVFTWAEYDRIVEKEGKDAANKAQDKAVAAGKIIIKDAIADIFLQQILTRPNEFDVVATMNLNGDYISDALAAQVGGIGIAPGANINYDTGHAIFEATHGTAPKYAGMDKVNPSSVILSAVLMLEHLEWREAADLITKAMDKTIASKVVTYDFARLMDGASEVKCSEFGKELIKNMG; encoded by the coding sequence ATGACAAAGGGAGAAAAAATTGTTGTAGAAAATGGAAAAATGGATGTGCCAAATCGCCCAATTATACCGTTCATTGAAGGCGATGGAACAGGACCGGATATTTGGGCTGCTGCTCGAGAAGTAATCGAAGCTGCTGTAGAAAAAGCATACAATGGGGAGAAAGCAATTGATTGGCTAGAAGTATATGCTGGTCAAAAAGCTTACGACAAAACAGGAGAATGGCTGCCTCAAGATACATTAGATAAGATTAATGAATATAAAATTGCTATTAAAGGACCTTTAACGACGCCAATTGGCGGTGGTATTCGCTCATTAAACGTAGCTCTCCGCCAAGAATTGGATTTATTCACATGCTTGCGCCCAGTTCGCTATTTTGACGGTGTACCATCACCGGTTAAACGTCCTGAAGATGTTGATATGGTCATTTTCCGTGAAAATACAGAAGATATATATGCTGGAATTGAGTGGCAAAAGGGCTCTGACGAAGTGAAGAAAGTAATTAATTTCTTAAAAGAAGAGATGAATGTAACGAATATTCGTTTTCCAGAGACTTCTGGAATCGGTGTAAAGCCAGTTTCTGAAGAAGGTACCAAGCGCTTAGTGCGCGCAAGTATTCAATACGCGCTTAATGAAGGACGTAAAAGTGTTACTTTAGTACATAAAGGTAACATCATGAAATTTACAGAAGGTGCATTTAAAAATTGGGGTTACGAATTAGCAGAGCAGGAATTTGCAGATCAAGTATTTACTTGGGCAGAATACGACCGTATTGTTGAAAAAGAAGGTAAAGATGCTGCGAATAAAGCACAAGATAAAGCAGTTGCAGCTGGGAAAATTATTATTAAAGATGCCATTGCTGATATTTTCTTGCAGCAAATATTAACCCGACCAAATGAATTTGATGTGGTAGCAACGATGAACCTGAATGGAGACTATATTTCTGATGCTCTTGCTGCTCAAGTAGGCGGTATTGGAATAGCTCCTGGTGCAAACATTAACTATGATACGGGGCATGCTATTTTTGAAGCTACACATGGGACAGCACCTAAGTATGCAGGGATGGATAAAGTGAACCCTTCATCTGTTATTTTATCTGCTGTCTTAATGCTTGAGCACTTAGAGTGGAGAGAGGCTGCTGATTTAATTACCAAGGCAATGGATAAAACAATTGCTTCAAAAGTAGTAACTTACGACTTCGCTCGCTTAATGGATGGCGCTTCGGAAGTGAAATGTTCAGAGTTCGGAAAAGAATTAATTAAAAATATGGGCTAA
- the citZ gene encoding citrate synthase produces the protein MTATTKGLEGVVATQSSISSIIDDQLTYVGYKIDDLARYSSFEEVIFLLWNQRLPKQEELDTLKAKLATNMEVPEAIIEHLRSYDLSTVHPMAALRTAISLLGLYDEEAEVMDAEANKRKAIRIQAKIASVVTAFARIRKGKDPIQPKSNYNYAENLLFMLNGKEPKDIEVEAMNKALVLHADHELNASTFTARVCVATLSDVYSGITAAIGALKGPLHGGANEGVMKMLTEIGEEENAIPYIQEKLDNKEKIMGMGHRVYRNGDPRAKFLKDMSKQLTELIGEPKWYQMSVKIEDYIKKHKGLPANVDFYSASVYHSLGIDHDLFTPIFAVSRTSGWLAHILEQYANNRLIRPRAEYNGPTSPEYITIDKR, from the coding sequence ATGACAGCAACAACGAAAGGGCTTGAAGGAGTTGTAGCAACTCAATCGTCAATTAGCTCGATAATAGATGACCAGCTTACGTATGTAGGTTACAAGATTGATGATTTGGCTAGATATTCCAGTTTTGAAGAAGTGATTTTTTTACTATGGAACCAACGTCTTCCAAAGCAAGAGGAACTAGATACGCTTAAAGCAAAGCTTGCTACGAATATGGAAGTTCCTGAAGCAATTATTGAACATTTACGCTCTTATGATCTATCAACCGTCCATCCAATGGCAGCGCTACGCACAGCTATTTCTTTGTTAGGATTATATGATGAAGAAGCTGAAGTTATGGATGCAGAAGCAAACAAACGGAAAGCAATTCGTATACAGGCAAAAATAGCTTCTGTTGTAACGGCTTTCGCGAGAATTAGGAAAGGAAAAGACCCCATTCAGCCGAAGTCTAATTACAATTACGCTGAAAATTTGTTATTTATGCTTAATGGTAAAGAACCGAAAGACATTGAAGTTGAGGCTATGAATAAAGCACTTGTGCTTCATGCTGATCATGAGCTAAACGCGTCTACATTTACAGCCAGAGTTTGCGTAGCGACGTTATCGGATGTGTATTCCGGCATTACAGCTGCAATCGGAGCTTTAAAGGGTCCACTTCATGGTGGAGCGAACGAGGGCGTTATGAAAATGCTCACTGAAATTGGTGAAGAAGAAAATGCGATCCCTTACATTCAAGAAAAGTTAGATAATAAGGAAAAAATTATGGGAATGGGTCACCGTGTTTATCGAAACGGAGATCCGCGAGCGAAATTTTTAAAAGATATGTCGAAGCAATTAACAGAATTAATTGGCGAACCAAAATGGTATCAAATGTCAGTAAAAATTGAAGATTACATTAAAAAGCATAAGGGTCTACCAGCAAATGTTGATTTTTATTCTGCATCTGTCTATCATAGTCTTGGTATTGATCATGATTTGTTTACGCCAATTTTTGCAGTTAGCAGAACATCCGGATGGCTTGCTCATATTTTGGAACAATATGCGAATAATCGTTTAATCCGTCCACGTGCTGAATACAATGGACCTACATCACCTGAATATATTACGATTGATAAACGATAG
- a CDS encoding MaoC/PaaZ C-terminal domain-containing protein, with amino-acid sequence MFVIIESAYIDERVKGLIGKRQPLGRSLKDIQIGDTCNRKAKMNDRDLLLYLGLTNDANPLYLQHDYASLTPYKRPIVPSVMLYGMVSSLVSMELPGPGSHIVHHEMIFPRAVYHNTEVDMMLEVIAIDESSQRLAMNVTAKDEEGEIVLHGKLYVTPAHKPNTLTAQSLENFF; translated from the coding sequence ATGTTTGTTATAATAGAAAGCGCTTACATTGATGAGAGGGTGAAGGGATTGATTGGGAAAAGACAACCATTAGGCAGATCCTTAAAGGATATTCAAATAGGGGATACGTGTAATCGAAAGGCCAAAATGAATGATCGTGATTTATTACTATATTTAGGATTAACCAATGATGCGAACCCGTTGTATCTTCAACATGACTATGCTTCATTAACGCCTTATAAACGACCAATTGTACCATCTGTAATGCTATACGGCATGGTTTCTTCTTTAGTATCCATGGAACTTCCAGGACCAGGGAGTCATATTGTTCACCACGAAATGATATTCCCTAGGGCAGTATATCATAATACGGAAGTCGATATGATGCTAGAGGTTATTGCCATCGATGAAAGCAGTCAACGCCTTGCTATGAATGTAACCGCTAAGGATGAGGAAGGTGAAATTGTGTTGCATGGGAAGTTGTACGTAACACCAGCTCATAAACCAAACACATTAACAGCGCAATCGCTAGAAAACTTTTTTTAA
- a CDS encoding response regulator transcription factor — protein sequence MNEKILIVDDEKSIVTLLNFNIEKAGFVTDVAYDGYEAVQKAQSNSYDLIVLDLMLPEMDGMDVCRYLRNNQINTPILMLTAKDEEFDKVLGLELGADDYLTKPFSPKEVVARIKAILRRAKRVEKSNFSYIQVGDLTVFPERYEAEMAGKVITFTRKEFELLYYLAKNKGKVISRDQLLSGVWDYDFVGDTRIVDVHISHLRDKIEPDSKKPVYIKTVRGLGYKLEDPS from the coding sequence ATGAACGAGAAAATTTTAATTGTCGATGATGAAAAGTCAATTGTTACGTTATTAAACTTCAATATTGAAAAGGCAGGCTTTGTGACTGATGTTGCTTATGACGGTTATGAGGCAGTGCAAAAAGCACAGAGCAACAGTTATGATTTGATTGTTTTAGATCTGATGCTCCCTGAAATGGATGGCATGGATGTTTGTAGATATTTAAGAAATAACCAAATAAATACGCCAATTCTTATGTTAACTGCTAAAGACGAGGAATTCGATAAAGTACTTGGACTGGAATTAGGTGCAGACGATTATTTAACCAAACCATTTAGCCCAAAGGAAGTGGTAGCTAGAATTAAAGCCATTTTGCGAAGGGCAAAAAGAGTAGAAAAATCCAATTTTTCATATATTCAAGTTGGAGATTTAACCGTCTTCCCTGAAAGATACGAAGCAGAGATGGCAGGGAAAGTCATCACCTTTACAAGAAAAGAATTTGAGCTGCTATATTATTTAGCGAAAAATAAGGGAAAGGTTATTTCCCGAGATCAGCTGCTTAGTGGAGTTTGGGATTATGATTTTGTTGGTGATACACGTATCGTAGATGTCCATATATCTCATTTGCGTGATAAAATAGAACCAGATTCTAAAAAACCTGTTTATATTAAAACAGTGCGAGGTCTTGGTTACAAATTGGAGGACCCTAGTTAA